One region of Candidatus Polarisedimenticolia bacterium genomic DNA includes:
- a CDS encoding prolyl oligopeptidase family serine peptidase, with protein MRETLSIPDPLPDLSPASHGGFDLDDAVRVERVSYGTQYGMRIPALLYLPRHPAGRIPGLLIVPGHGGDKHSWYARYAGALYARAGAAVLTFDPVGEGERNDTHRSRSQAHDRLSPDAEDGRRVTGLMVTDLLQGVSYLRRREEIDPSRIAVLGFSLGSYATALAGAVDSRPWVAVMASGGNLDGAGGYWDSSRPMCQGFSYQALRFLGDRPAALYAMHAQRGPSLIVLGGNDTVVRAPRLGALFLGDLQDRVAHLLEGKRGEIFSWKIVDAGGHQPFFLGREVAGWLEEEIDLPAWSVPEIAAFPQVRIGEWADRQGIDLGHLGRRSDRDAGTEALPASIPRVPSEDLDAFTPAEWQALKTHLVLESWVESMHAEERQLRAEGLLTHHLPPVSDSPK; from the coding sequence ATGCGTGAAACCCTCTCCATTCCCGATCCCCTTCCCGATCTGAGCCCTGCCTCGCATGGCGGCTTCGACCTGGACGATGCGGTACGGGTCGAAAGAGTCTCCTATGGCACGCAGTATGGGATGCGGATTCCCGCACTCCTCTATTTGCCGCGGCATCCGGCCGGCAGGATTCCCGGTCTCCTTATCGTTCCGGGTCATGGCGGAGACAAGCACTCCTGGTACGCCCGTTACGCGGGGGCCCTTTACGCGCGCGCCGGCGCCGCCGTCCTGACCTTCGATCCAGTGGGTGAGGGAGAGCGCAACGACACACATCGGTCCCGATCCCAGGCGCACGATCGGCTTTCCCCGGACGCGGAGGACGGGCGGCGCGTGACGGGGCTGATGGTGACCGACCTGCTCCAGGGGGTTTCCTATTTGCGTAGGCGGGAGGAAATCGATCCGTCGCGCATCGCCGTGCTCGGGTTTTCGCTGGGCTCCTACGCCACGGCTCTGGCGGGCGCCGTCGATTCCCGCCCCTGGGTCGCCGTCATGGCGTCAGGCGGCAACCTGGACGGCGCGGGGGGTTACTGGGACAGCTCCCGGCCGATGTGCCAGGGGTTTTCCTACCAGGCGCTGCGCTTTCTGGGAGATCGGCCCGCGGCTCTGTACGCGATGCATGCCCAGCGCGGCCCCAGTCTGATCGTCCTCGGAGGGAACGACACCGTGGTGCGGGCGCCGCGGCTCGGGGCCCTGTTCCTCGGGGACCTGCAGGATAGAGTGGCCCACCTGCTCGAAGGGAAGCGGGGGGAGATCTTCAGCTGGAAGATTGTCGACGCCGGGGGACACCAGCCCTTCTTCCTCGGGCGCGAGGTGGCGGGATGGCTCGAGGAAGAGATCGATCTGCCCGCCTGGAGCGTGCCGGAGATTGCCGCGTTTCCCCAGGTAAGGATCGGCGAGTGGGCCGACCGGCAGGGAATCGATCTCGGCCACCTGGGCCGGAGGTCCGACCGCGATGCCGGGACGGAAGCGCTGCCTGCCTCGATCCCCCGGGTCCCATCCGAGGACCTCGACGCTTTCACCCCCGCCGAATGGCAGGCCTTGAAAACCCATCTCGTCCTGGAGTCCTGGGTCGAGTCGATGCATGCCGAAGAGCGGCAGCTGCGCGCCGAGGGGCTGCTGACCCACCACCTCCCCCCGGTGTCGGATTCCCCGAAGTAA